Proteins co-encoded in one Eschrichtius robustus isolate mEscRob2 chromosome 8, mEscRob2.pri, whole genome shotgun sequence genomic window:
- the KLHDC10 gene encoding kelch domain-containing protein 10 isoform X3 yields MSAAQGWDRNRRRGGGAAGGGGGGGHRPPPARSGHRCVADNTNLYVFGGYNPDYDESGGPDNEDYPLFRELWRYHFATGVWHQMGTDGYMPRELASMSLVLHGNNLLVFGGTGIPFGESNGNDVHVCNVKYKRWALLSCRGKKPSRIYGQAMAIINGSLYVFGGTTGYIYSTDLHKLDLNTREWTQLKPNNLSCDLPEERYRHEIAHDGQRIYILGGGTSWTAYSLNKIHAYNLETNAWEEIATKPHEKIGFPAARRCHSCVQIKNDVFICGGYNGEVILGDIWKLNLQTFQWVKLPATMPEPVYFHCAAVTPAGCMYIHGGVVNIHENKRTGSLFKIWLVVPSLLELAWEKLLAAFPNLANLSRTQLLHLGLTQGLIERLK; encoded by the exons GCCACAGACCTCCACCAGCACGAAGCGGACATCGTTGTGTGGCAGATAATACCAATCTATATGTGTTTGGAGGTTATAACCCAGATTATGATGAATCAGGAGGGCCAGATAATGAAGACTATCCTCTCTTCAGGGAGCTTTGGAGGTATCATTTTGCTACAGGAGTATGGCACCAGATGGGCACAGATGGCTACATGCCCCGAGAATTGGCATCTATGTCAC TTGTGctgcatggaaacaacctgttgGTGTTTGGAGGAACAGGCATCCCATTTGGTGAGAGCAACGGCAATGACGTCCATGTCTGTAACGTGAAGTATAAGAGATGGGCTTTACTCAGCTGTCGGGGGAAGAAACCCAGTCGTATATATGGACAG GCCATGGCTATCATCAATGGCTCCCTTTATGTCTTTGGAGGGACAACTGGCTATATTTACAGCACAGACCTGCACAAATTAGATCTCAATACCAGAGAGTGGACACAACTGAAACCAAACAACCTATCCTGTGATCTACCAGAAGAGAG ATACAGACATGAAATTGCACATGATGGGCAGAGGATTTATATCTTGGGAGGTGGTACTTCTTGGACAGCTTATTCCTTAAACAAG atTCATGCATATAACCTTGAAACGAATGCATGGGAGGAAATTGCAACAAAACCCCatgaaaaaatag GTTTTCCTGCAGCCCGAAGATGTCACAGTTGTGTTCAGATAAAAAATG atGTGTTTATTTGCGGGGGCTATAATGGAGAAGTGATCCTGGGAGATATCTGGAAGCTGAATCTGCAGACTTTTCAATGGGTAAAGCTCCCAGCTACCATGCCAGAGCCAGTTTATTTTCACTGTGCAGCTGTTACACCA GCTGGTTGCATGTACATTCATGGAGGAGTGGTGAACATCCACGAAAATAAACGGACTGGGTCGTTGTTTAAGATCTGGCTGGTGGTTCCTAGCCTGCTGGAACTGGCGTGGGAGAAGCTGCTTGCGGCCTTCCCCAACCTAGCAAACCTCTCCCGGACACAGCTTCTGCACCTTGGACTCACACAGGGACTCATCGAGCGCTTGAAATGA